The following proteins are encoded in a genomic region of Oncorhynchus masou masou isolate Uvic2021 chromosome 32, UVic_Omas_1.1, whole genome shotgun sequence:
- the LOC135526718 gene encoding putative fibroblast growth factor 1 isoform X1: MTDAEITFLPVGQDNERFGSNLLDNKKLTRLYCMNGGHHLQILPDGTVEGKRDENDIHTVLRVKSVDRGVVVIQGTEAGRYLAMSSEGKLYSSSIVTDQCYFLEKIEVNHYNTYQAQKYQDRSWYVGLKKNGKPKLGSRTHIGQKAIFFLPRRLEGTGE; encoded by the exons ATGACGGATGCAGAAATAACGTTTTTACCGGTGGGGCAGGATAATGAGAGATTCGGAAGTAACCTGCTCGACAATAAAAAGCTGACCCGCCTATACTGCATGAATGGCGGACATCATCTGCAGATTCTCCCGGATGGGACCGTGGAAGGCAAGAGGGACGAGAATGACATTCAca CGGTCCTGCGGGTGAAATCTGTGGACCGTGGTGTGGTTGTCATCCAGGGGACAGAGGCAGGACGCTACTTGGCCATGAGCAGTGAAGGAAAGCTCTACAGTTCA TCCATAGTAActgatcagtgttatttcctggaGAAGATTGAGGTGAACCACTACAACACCTACCAGGCCCAGAAGTACCAAGACAGGAGTTGGTACGTGGGACTGAAGAAGAACGGGAAACCCAAACTAGGCTCCAGAACCCACATAGGGCAGAAGGCCATCTTCTTCTTGCCACGGCGGTTGGAGGGCACAGGGGAGTGA
- the LOC135526718 gene encoding putative fibroblast growth factor 1 isoform X2 produces the protein MTDAEITFLPVGQDNERFGSNLLDNKKLTRLYCMNGGHHLQILPDGTVEAVLRVKSVDRGVVVIQGTEAGRYLAMSSEGKLYSSSIVTDQCYFLEKIEVNHYNTYQAQKYQDRSWYVGLKKNGKPKLGSRTHIGQKAIFFLPRRLEGTGE, from the exons ATGACGGATGCAGAAATAACGTTTTTACCGGTGGGGCAGGATAATGAGAGATTCGGAAGTAACCTGCTCGACAATAAAAAGCTGACCCGCCTATACTGCATGAATGGCGGACATCATCTGCAGATTCTCCCGGATGGGACCGTGGAAG CGGTCCTGCGGGTGAAATCTGTGGACCGTGGTGTGGTTGTCATCCAGGGGACAGAGGCAGGACGCTACTTGGCCATGAGCAGTGAAGGAAAGCTCTACAGTTCA TCCATAGTAActgatcagtgttatttcctggaGAAGATTGAGGTGAACCACTACAACACCTACCAGGCCCAGAAGTACCAAGACAGGAGTTGGTACGTGGGACTGAAGAAGAACGGGAAACCCAAACTAGGCTCCAGAACCCACATAGGGCAGAAGGCCATCTTCTTCTTGCCACGGCGGTTGGAGGGCACAGGGGAGTGA